A segment of the uncultured Desulfobulbus sp. genome:
CGGGCTACACCACCCTGAGCTTGAGTTATCATCCGGATACCGATGGTATTCCCGGAGCTGTGGATCTTCGCCTGAAAAATCCGCAAACCCTGTTGGCTCCCCCGGATGGTGCTGGTCCCTGGTCCGTGGATAGTTTTCTCAATAAGAGCGAAGAAGGGGGGCTCACCAAAGAGCTGGTGACAGAACCCTGTAAGAAAACCACAGCCGGAGATCTGGCGGTGGTGGTCCGGGCAGGGCAGTTAGCCTGGAGCCGGCTTGCCACCGTGGCCCATAACCGGGAACATGAAGAAACCATCCTGAGTGGGGATCCCAAATGGCAGGATCGGGGCGGTGGCCCCTTTTTTTTGAGTCGCACCCGGGTCCACAGTCATTTCTCAGAGCAGGTTCGACCACGTGGCTGGCAGGAGAATACAACTCCGCTGAGTTCATCGCGGATTTATCTGCAGAAACCGCTCGTCGGGGTTAAGGAGGGCCGCCTGCTGCTGGTTTGCAACACGACAGAGGTACTCCAGACTCGGATAGACGAGATAGCTGCAAATGGTTCTTGGCTGCGACTGACTGATCCCCCACCGGAGGGAACCACAGTTGGAAATCTGGAGATTTTAGCCAACGTGGTGTTAGCGGGTCATGGCGAGTCTCGGCCCTGGCGGGTTCTGGGCAGTGGCGATGGTTCAAAAAATAATCAGTGCTTCACCCTCGAGATAGAAGAACTCAGCTTTGTTGCCGATACAACCATGGACAGTGGAGTCAGGGCGGCGCTCACCATCAAAGTGGGCAATGAAACCTGGACGCAGGTGGATAATCTCAAGGATTCAACAGCGACAGCGGCCCATTATCAGGTTCGGATCAATGAAGACGGGTACGGAGTCATCGAGTTTGGAGATGGTCGTCATGGTAGGCGTCTTCCCTCGGGAACCAATAACGTGCGGGTTCAGCTGCGACAGGGGGGAGGGCTAGGGGGAAACCTCGTTGCCGGATCCCTGGTCAAACCGGTGCAGCAACATCCGTTGATCCAGGCCTTGCGTCAGCCTCTGGCCTCAAGCGGCGGCAATGATCGCGAAGGCAATGCAGATTTGCGCCAGAATGCCCCTGCCAGCTTGCTCGCCTTACATCGGGCGGTCTCCATCAAAGATGCCGCCCAGTTGGCACGCAGCCACCCCAGTGTCTGGCAGGCAGCCGCCTTTCGCCTGCGGCCGGGTCTGGGAAGACGGGAACGGATAGAAGTGGTGGTGATGGCCGCCGGTGGCGGTTTTCTTTCAACGGGGCTTAAACAGGCGGTACAAAGTTGGCTGGTCGCCCGTTGCCAACCGGGGATGCAGGTGGTTGTCACTGATTACCAGGGAGTGGCATTTGAGCTTGCTGTTACGGTTCGCATTCGTACTGGCATGGACCCGCAAAGTATGAAAGAACTGGTGGAAACAAGCCTCAAGAGTACGCTGGCATTGTCCCGACGAGAGCTGGGGCAGCCCCTGTATCGAGGGGAAATTTACAGCATTGTCGATGGAGTCAATGGGGTGGAAAACAGTTCGTGTGATCTTCGGTTTTCCTGGCCGCAGAGCGGTATTTCTGAGAACGATCGTCCTGAGTCGGTTTGTGCCAATGGAACGCTTATGTCGATTCTTCCCTCGCCCCGGCAATGTCTGGTGCTTAATGCTTTGACCCTCAAGGTACGGGTTGAGTCTGCTGAGGAGGGGGGGATATGAGTACAGGGTATCGTTCCCCGGATTATGCCACACGGCTGCTGGAATGGCTCCCCACACATTGGCGGGGGAGA
Coding sequences within it:
- a CDS encoding baseplate J/gp47 family protein translates to MSDLTRWNRAGLARFEYVDGNAAVYLERLRAGLANRFPGWQPVAGGAPPVELESEVAKKERLENLYTADPSDMLWQLTRQFARSCHVLGAHVDAFANEGTLETASQWENLRRLVALLNYAPLPPASASVPLALMVKEGKSGDVAKGFQVKHTPREGKPVIFETLEDCAVDAAWNGLRARGYQVSPVPLYGTELVVVERLEKVRVGDPLILENERSGKLSAHLVQGLVLEATSSRLTLTPAIPAGFTCGTTLVHCCPQEALKPLGPQTGGVKAVGHSLQLATASKGLAPGDIVVIRSEDNKPLYRRIKAVHDDRLVLYHPIGQLTLRGATVARPVKVPLCELANPPRGREILDADSGGQAKGTVIDIVYAAGDWSRLAGQWLADRTDWGKGTSKREYFPVYNCIHAKYVPVETETFSVEKGDRPGYTTLSLSYHPDTDGIPGAVDLRLKNPQTLLAPPDGAGPWSVDSFLNKSEEGGLTKELVTEPCKKTTAGDLAVVVRAGQLAWSRLATVAHNREHEETILSGDPKWQDRGGGPFFLSRTRVHSHFSEQVRPRGWQENTTPLSSSRIYLQKPLVGVKEGRLLLVCNTTEVLQTRIDEIAANGSWLRLTDPPPEGTTVGNLEILANVVLAGHGESRPWRVLGSGDGSKNNQCFTLEIEELSFVADTTMDSGVRAALTIKVGNETWTQVDNLKDSTATAAHYQVRINEDGYGVIEFGDGRHGRRLPSGTNNVRVQLRQGGGLGGNLVAGSLVKPVQQHPLIQALRQPLASSGGNDREGNADLRQNAPASLLALHRAVSIKDAAQLARSHPSVWQAAAFRLRPGLGRRERIEVVVMAAGGGFLSTGLKQAVQSWLVARCQPGMQVVVTDYQGVAFELAVTVRIRTGMDPQSMKELVETSLKSTLALSRRELGQPLYRGEIYSIVDGVNGVENSSCDLRFSWPQSGISENDRPESVCANGTLMSILPSPRQCLVLNALTLKVRVESAEEGGI